The following coding sequences are from one Longimicrobiaceae bacterium window:
- a CDS encoding glycosyltransferase family 4 protein, which yields MHLLFVANFASDTGYAWETIERVFRGAGERLVADGHRVTICYASLGGGVPDRMRGAPFSFAEFDYETVHTRPGLKAFRALIRRLRVDALYLTDRPTWSWRYPLYRLSGVRRLLVHDRTSGERARRGALAHFAKRVLHALPWLSADCCFAVSDFVRRRLVEVNGVPSHRALLVYNGIDLARFALPPAGRLQQALGVPRGSPVVFCSGRAQPYKGVQMLVEAAALLRERGTRAVTFAFCGDGPYLEELRALAERRGVSSFRFLGQRGDVPALLADATVAVIPSLWAEAFGLAVVEAMAAGVPLVATRTGGIPELVGDGLTGLLVEPGDAASLADAIAWLLDDPAAAGEMASRARADVRRRFTMQRSAGALYAAVSSHLRTPPRSAFRPAGRPRKLAGRS from the coding sequence ATGCACCTGCTCTTCGTCGCTAACTTTGCCAGCGACACCGGCTACGCGTGGGAGACCATCGAGCGGGTCTTCCGCGGGGCCGGCGAGCGGCTGGTGGCCGACGGGCACCGCGTGACCATCTGCTACGCATCGCTGGGCGGCGGCGTGCCGGACCGGATGCGCGGCGCCCCGTTCAGCTTCGCGGAGTTCGACTACGAGACGGTGCACACGCGCCCCGGCCTGAAGGCGTTCCGCGCCCTCATCCGCCGCCTGCGCGTGGACGCGCTCTACCTCACCGACCGTCCCACCTGGTCGTGGCGTTACCCGCTCTACCGGCTGTCCGGCGTGCGCCGCCTGCTCGTGCACGACCGGACGTCCGGCGAGCGGGCGCGGCGCGGGGCCCTGGCGCACTTCGCCAAACGCGTCCTGCACGCGCTGCCGTGGCTGTCGGCCGACTGCTGCTTCGCCGTGTCGGACTTCGTGCGGCGGCGGCTGGTGGAGGTCAACGGCGTGCCCTCCCACCGCGCGCTGCTCGTGTACAACGGCATCGACCTGGCGCGCTTCGCCCTGCCGCCCGCGGGACGGCTGCAGCAGGCGCTGGGCGTCCCCCGCGGCAGCCCGGTCGTGTTCTGCTCCGGCCGCGCGCAGCCGTACAAGGGCGTGCAGATGCTGGTGGAGGCCGCCGCCCTGCTTCGCGAACGGGGCACGCGCGCCGTCACCTTCGCGTTCTGCGGCGACGGTCCGTACCTGGAGGAGCTGCGCGCGCTGGCCGAGCGCCGCGGCGTCTCGTCGTTCCGCTTCCTCGGCCAGCGCGGCGACGTCCCCGCCCTCCTCGCGGACGCGACCGTCGCGGTGATCCCGTCCCTCTGGGCAGAGGCGTTCGGGCTCGCCGTGGTGGAGGCGATGGCCGCGGGCGTCCCCCTCGTCGCCACGCGCACGGGCGGCATCCCCGAGCTGGTGGGCGACGGCCTCACCGGCCTGCTCGTGGAGCCCGGCGACGCCGCCTCGCTCGCCGACGCGATCGCGTGGCTGCTCGACGACCCCGCCGCCGCGGGCGAGATGGCATCGCGCGCCCGCGCCGACGTGCGGCGCCGCTTCACCATGCAGCGCAGCGCCGGGGCCCTGTACGCCGCCGTCTCGTCGCACCTGCGCACGCCGCCGCGCTCCGCCTTCCGCCCCGCCGGCCGCCCCCGCAAGCTCGCCGGCCGCAGCTGA
- a CDS encoding methyltransferase domain-containing protein, producing the protein MSAPAQAVRAFFDGRVAEWDRDRYTDPTYVGRGTVALRWLREMGGGKRVLDVGCGAGHQALGAIRAGDRVVAMDFSYPMARATRDRLLAEAPAAPAAVIVADAQHLPFRAGTFDAAMALGVVGFVPDRAAMMAESRRVLRPWGQLVCDVGMPERRVLLQAVSRGIEAPFRAAARLARRLSGRAAGPQEERGWYSRNFVKHAPHEIDALLAGAGFHPVARGGAGFGELRVMGRALLPWRVEAAISRALCRLSTTPLGGPVARHALTHLVRSISVPRPSDLLPIPSQATAADRIESADAHLPVASADGTTSSDSADVHHRATSVDAPSPSTNSIASPDSNASIDAATADAADAAGATIDTVGLQSAGIPSSRGGNAPALRR; encoded by the coding sequence GTGAGCGCCCCCGCCCAGGCCGTCCGCGCCTTCTTCGACGGCCGCGTCGCCGAGTGGGACCGCGACCGCTACACCGACCCCACCTATGTGGGCCGCGGCACCGTCGCGCTCAGGTGGCTGCGGGAGATGGGCGGCGGAAAGCGCGTGCTGGACGTGGGATGCGGCGCCGGCCACCAGGCGCTCGGCGCCATCCGCGCGGGCGACCGCGTGGTCGCGATGGACTTCTCGTATCCCATGGCCCGCGCCACCCGCGACCGCCTGCTCGCCGAGGCACCCGCCGCGCCCGCCGCCGTGATCGTCGCCGACGCGCAGCACCTGCCCTTCCGCGCCGGCACCTTCGACGCAGCGATGGCGCTGGGCGTCGTCGGCTTCGTGCCCGACCGGGCGGCGATGATGGCCGAGTCGCGCCGCGTGCTCCGCCCCTGGGGCCAACTCGTGTGCGACGTGGGGATGCCGGAGCGCCGCGTGCTGCTCCAGGCCGTGAGCCGCGGCATCGAGGCCCCGTTCCGCGCCGCCGCCCGGCTCGCGCGCCGCCTGTCCGGCCGCGCAGCCGGCCCGCAGGAGGAGCGCGGCTGGTACTCGCGCAACTTCGTGAAGCACGCCCCGCACGAGATCGACGCGCTGCTGGCGGGCGCCGGCTTCCACCCCGTGGCGCGCGGCGGCGCCGGCTTCGGCGAGCTGCGGGTGATGGGGCGCGCGCTGCTGCCGTGGCGCGTGGAGGCCGCCATCTCCCGCGCGCTCTGCCGCCTCAGCACCACGCCGCTGGGCGGCCCCGTCGCGCGCCACGCCCTCACGCACCTCGTCCGCTCCATCAGCGTCCCCCGCCCTTCCGACCTCCTCCCGATCCCATCCCAAGCAACCGCAGCGGACCGGATCGAATCGGCAGATGCGCATCTCCCAGTTGCTTCGGCAGATGGGACGACATCGAGCGATTCGGCGGATGTGCATCATCGTGCAACGTCGGTAGATGCGCCGAGTCCGTCGACGAATTCGATCGCATCCCCCGATTCGAACGCCTCGATCGATGCGGCCACGGCCGATGCGGCAGATGCGGCGGGTGCCACGATCGACACGGTCGGGCTCCAGAGCGCGGGCATCCCATCGTCCAGGGGCGGAAATGCACCTGCTCTTCGTCGCTAA